The region ACGGCTATGATCGAAAAGGAGTCGAAGGATGCGCTGCGGACCTGCTTCAGACCTTTGAGGGACTTGATCCGCTTCTCGATTTCATTGGTGACCTGCTTCTCCATGGTCTCCGGGTCGGCCCCGGGCCATTCGGTCTCCACCGTGGCCTGAGGAATGGCCAGGTCCGGGGCGGCCTCCTTGACGATGGACTGGTAGGCCATCAGGCCCGAAATCACCAGGGAAGCCGTCAGCAGGATGGCGAAGATCGGACGGACAAGAAAGAACCTGGCCAGGGCCGAGGGTTCGCCTGGTTCGGAACGAGGGGGATGAGTGACGCTCACGGCCCGGTCTCCCCGACGATTTCGACGATTTCCACCGGAGCCCCGTGGGTCAGGCGGTGCCGGCCGTCAGTGACCAGAAGATCTCCGGCCTCGATTCCGGTGGTGACCTCCTGGGCAATCAGTCCGGAGATGCCCTCCACCACGTCCACCCGCTCGACCACGCCCCTGGCCTCGTCGACCCGGAAGACCGAGGGTTTGTTCTGGCGGTAAATGAAGACGTCAAAGGGCACCATCACGGCCTCGAGTTTTTCCTCCACCACGATCCAGGCCGTGACGAACATCCCGTCCCGAAGTCCCGGGCTGCCTCCCTCGGTGCGGACCTTGACCTGGATGGACCGCCCGCCCGGGCTGACCGCCGGGTTGACCGAAAAGACCGTCCCTGGGACCACCTCCTCCCGAGACGGGCCATCGCCCAGATCCCCGGATATTGGGGCCAGGCCCGGGGCCGTCATGACCAGGGCCGGCTGACCGGGCCGGACCAGCATGCCGTCGAAAAAGGGCAGCTCCATGGTCACCTCGAACCGGGTCGGGTCGATGACCACCATGGGAATGGTCCGCAACAGGGCCTCCTCGCTGCTCATGTCCACCAGATTGGCTGCGAAGTAGTCCCCTTGGCGGATGTTCATGAAGGTGATCACCCCGTCAAAGGGGGCATGGATGCTGCTCTGCTCCATGGGCAGCCGGGCCTGGTTGATGCGGGCCTCGGCCGCGGCCACCGAGGATTGGGCCGACTCCAGGCGGGCCTGGGCCGAGCGGACCGAGGACTCGGCCGTCTTGAGTTCCGTCCTGGCCACATCGAGTTCGTGGGCTGAAACAGCCTTCTGGCCGTGGAGGTATTCCTTCTTGCGGACGTTCTCCTCGGCCAGCCGTTTCTGGGCCTCGGCCTCGGCGATCTGGGCCCGGGCCACCTCGACCGTCTGTCTGGCCTCGGCCAGACCGGCCCCGGCCACCTTGAGCTCCTCCACATGCTGACGCTTGTCCACCGAGGCCAACAGTTCACCCAGGCGCTCGCCCTCCCGGGGCCCGCGGACCGGGTCACCCTCGGCGATGGGCGTGCCGTCGCCCTTGGTCTTGACGTAGGTCACCCGGCCCGGATGCTCGAAGGTCAAGAATTCCCGGCGCACGGCCCGGGCCGTGCCTTCGCCGAAAACCAGGGCCTGGATGGGCCCGAGGCTGGCCCGGACGCAGCGCACCCCCATGGACTCGCTCCCCTCGACTCGAAAGGCCGAACGATCTTCCGACCGATCCTGAACCCGTTTCACGGCCAACCCTACTGTTACGATCACGATGATCAGCAGGGGAACACCCACCAGCAACCTACGTCTGTTCGTCGCGTTCATCTCACCTTTCCGTCACGTTTCGTCTCTCGAAAATGCCTCGCCTTCGAGCGACCATCCCAATCCGATTTTCGGTTCAAAATTTTCAGCCCGGAAACTCGATAAATTGAATTTTTGTCAAATTTCTTCCAAGGCTTGAAAACGCCCTTCACACGTCTCGATTATCGATTTGAACGTATTGCAGGTACAGATAAAACTACTTGTTGAGACATCTTTCATCTCCACCAACCCACCCAAAATGAAGAAAAACCCCTGAACGAATTCCGATTGAAACGATAGTGTCCTTTAACGCGTTGAAACCAAACATCGAAACGAACGTC is a window of Deltaproteobacteria bacterium DNA encoding:
- a CDS encoding HlyD family efflux transporter periplasmic adaptor subunit, translated to MNATNRRRLLVGVPLLIIVIVTVGLAVKRVQDRSEDRSAFRVEGSESMGVRCVRASLGPIQALVFGEGTARAVRREFLTFEHPGRVTYVKTKGDGTPIAEGDPVRGPREGERLGELLASVDKRQHVEELKVAGAGLAEARQTVEVARAQIAEAEAQKRLAEENVRKKEYLHGQKAVSAHELDVARTELKTAESSVRSAQARLESAQSSVAAAEARINQARLPMEQSSIHAPFDGVITFMNIRQGDYFAANLVDMSSEEALLRTIPMVVIDPTRFEVTMELPFFDGMLVRPGQPALVMTAPGLAPISGDLGDGPSREEVVPGTVFSVNPAVSPGGRSIQVKVRTEGGSPGLRDGMFVTAWIVVEEKLEAVMVPFDVFIYRQNKPSVFRVDEARGVVERVDVVEGISGLIAQEVTTGIEAGDLLVTDGRHRLTHGAPVEIVEIVGETGP